One region of Microbacterium sufflavum genomic DNA includes:
- a CDS encoding tripartite tricarboxylate transporter TctB family protein: MSTGSPGPSGLQTGTRRSVGSLGSLPRGELVFALLMVALGVFALVGVFSIHVPAGAQVGPTVFPLFVSVLLLGSAVAVVVSILRGHRGVPEDGEDIDQALPTDWLALVKIVALVVAHLLLIEPLGWAPAAALLFGGVAWALGARRWWVALLVGAAIALVVQIVFGGLLGLSLPWGPALGWLGRML, encoded by the coding sequence ATGTCGACCGGGTCTCCCGGGCCCTCGGGCCTGCAGACCGGCACACGCCGGTCTGTGGGCTCGCTCGGGTCTCTGCCGCGGGGCGAGCTCGTCTTCGCCCTCCTCATGGTCGCGCTCGGTGTGTTCGCCCTCGTCGGCGTGTTCTCCATCCACGTCCCTGCCGGGGCCCAGGTGGGTCCGACCGTGTTCCCTCTGTTCGTGTCGGTGCTGCTGCTCGGGTCGGCGGTGGCCGTGGTCGTGAGCATCCTCCGCGGTCACCGCGGCGTCCCGGAGGACGGCGAGGACATCGACCAGGCGCTTCCGACGGACTGGCTCGCGCTCGTGAAGATCGTGGCGCTCGTGGTGGCGCACCTGCTGCTGATCGAGCCGCTCGGGTGGGCGCCCGCCGCGGCGCTGCTGTTCGGCGGTGTCGCCTGGGCGCTCGGAGCACGCCGATGGTGGGTGGCCCTGCTGGTCGGTGCGGCCATCGCGCTCGTGGTGCAGATCGTGTTCGGCGGACTGCTCGGGCTGTCGCTCCCGTGGGGGCCGGCGCTCGGCTGGCTGGGGAGGATGCTCTGA
- a CDS encoding Bug family tripartite tricarboxylate transporter substrate binding protein, which translates to MKYVRIATLTAAVAATALALTACSSGGGDAGGSDGDGEAVAITDLNIVVPADPGGGWDQTGRAMSQLLTEDGIVGSAPVTNVGGAGGTVGLAQLANEKDPATLMVMGLVMVGAVETNASAVRIEDMTPIARLTDEPLVVVVPAESEYDTLEDLVEDVVDRGQAVTITGGSAGGADHILAGLLLEEAGLDGGEIAEKLNYTPNSGGGEATSLILGGKVAAGISGVGEFLQHIEAGTMKALAVSSDEPVAQLPDVDTITDAGYDVVLTNWRGVIAPGGIDDAERAELERIVTELEESDAWKDELETRGWADAFLTGAEFDEFLTGNIGEVTTTLQNIGLVG; encoded by the coding sequence ATGAAGTACGTCCGCATCGCCACCCTGACCGCCGCGGTCGCCGCCACCGCCCTCGCTCTCACCGCGTGCTCGTCGGGAGGCGGAGACGCCGGAGGCTCGGACGGAGACGGGGAAGCCGTCGCCATCACCGACCTGAACATCGTGGTCCCCGCCGACCCTGGCGGCGGGTGGGACCAGACCGGCCGCGCGATGTCGCAGCTGCTCACGGAGGACGGGATCGTCGGCTCCGCCCCGGTCACGAACGTCGGAGGCGCCGGGGGGACCGTCGGCCTCGCGCAGCTCGCCAACGAGAAGGACCCGGCGACGCTCATGGTGATGGGACTGGTCATGGTCGGAGCGGTCGAGACCAACGCGTCCGCGGTCCGCATCGAGGACATGACGCCGATCGCCCGCCTCACCGACGAGCCGCTCGTGGTGGTCGTGCCCGCGGAGTCGGAGTACGACACGCTCGAGGACCTGGTGGAGGACGTCGTCGACCGCGGACAGGCCGTGACCATCACCGGCGGTTCGGCGGGCGGGGCCGACCACATCCTGGCCGGGCTCCTGCTGGAGGAGGCGGGCCTGGACGGCGGGGAGATCGCGGAGAAGCTCAACTACACGCCCAACTCCGGTGGCGGCGAGGCGACGTCGCTGATCCTCGGCGGCAAGGTCGCCGCGGGCATCTCGGGCGTCGGCGAGTTCCTGCAGCACATCGAGGCGGGGACGATGAAGGCGCTCGCGGTGTCGTCCGACGAGCCCGTCGCGCAGCTGCCCGACGTCGACACCATCACCGACGCGGGCTACGACGTGGTGCTCACCAACTGGCGCGGCGTGATCGCCCCGGGGGGCATCGACGACGCCGAGCGCGCGGAGCTGGAGCGCATCGTGACCGAGCTGGAGGAGTCGGACGCCTGGAAGGACGAGCTGGAGACCCGCGGGTGGGCCGACGCGTTCCTCACCGGTGCGGAGTTCGACGAGTTCCTCACCGGCAACATCGGCGAGGTCACCACGACGCTGCAGAACATCGGGCTGGTCGGCTGA
- a CDS encoding PAS domain-containing protein, with protein MASKMTLRMQLLALQALIVFLVTLATGIAAGAFQENALREAYKDRMQAVAQSVAALPVVLDAFDDDDPSAAIQPVAEVIREASDLAYVVVANDEGIRYSHPNPERIGERVSTDPSIPLGGDIYVGTQTGTLGTSWRVKVPIRDEDGAVIGTASVGILESELSEEFTANLVWLISAMLAAAVLGVFGAAWVTSVIRRRIYRLEPHQIAALVKNQETTLHGLSEGVVTVDGSGRITLANDAAARFLGRDAGDLDGAVAADVLGEELTTVLREGEAAGRPVIVGSHVLVARSTASRDDDADRGATLLLRDHTELHDVVQRVEAADAIIAFRERFGLPKGLSAETLHRVSTALAARPDASAAELGADLDISRVSARRYLEHLAATGQAVRSLDYSTKGRPGARYRSTDGR; from the coding sequence GTGGCCTCGAAGATGACGCTCCGGATGCAGCTGCTCGCGCTGCAGGCGCTGATCGTGTTCCTGGTGACCCTCGCCACGGGGATCGCCGCCGGGGCGTTCCAGGAGAACGCGCTCCGCGAGGCCTACAAGGATCGCATGCAGGCGGTCGCGCAGTCCGTGGCCGCGCTGCCCGTGGTGCTCGACGCGTTCGACGACGACGATCCCTCAGCAGCGATCCAGCCGGTCGCGGAGGTGATCAGGGAGGCGTCCGACCTCGCTTACGTGGTGGTCGCCAACGACGAGGGCATCCGGTACTCGCACCCGAACCCGGAGCGCATCGGCGAACGGGTCTCGACCGATCCGTCGATCCCGCTCGGCGGCGATATCTACGTGGGCACGCAGACCGGCACGCTGGGCACCTCATGGCGCGTGAAGGTGCCGATCCGGGATGAGGACGGCGCCGTGATCGGCACGGCATCGGTGGGCATCCTGGAGTCGGAGCTCAGTGAGGAGTTCACCGCCAACCTGGTGTGGCTGATCTCCGCCATGCTCGCCGCTGCCGTGCTGGGCGTGTTCGGAGCGGCATGGGTCACCTCGGTGATCCGGCGCCGCATCTACCGCTTGGAGCCCCATCAGATCGCGGCACTCGTGAAGAACCAGGAGACGACGCTGCACGGGCTGAGCGAGGGCGTGGTCACGGTCGACGGTTCCGGGCGCATCACGCTCGCGAACGACGCGGCCGCCCGTTTCCTCGGTCGTGATGCGGGCGACCTCGACGGTGCCGTGGCGGCCGACGTCCTGGGCGAGGAGCTCACGACGGTGCTGCGTGAGGGCGAGGCCGCGGGCCGCCCGGTGATCGTGGGGTCGCACGTGCTCGTCGCCCGCAGCACCGCGAGCCGCGACGACGACGCCGACCGTGGCGCGACCCTGCTGCTGCGCGACCACACCGAGTTGCACGACGTGGTGCAGCGCGTCGAGGCGGCAGACGCCATCATCGCGTTCCGCGAGCGGTTCGGCCTGCCGAAGGGCCTGAGCGCGGAGACGCTCCACCGCGTGTCCACCGCACTCGCCGCCCGTCCGGACGCCTCAGCGGCGGAGCTGGGCGCCGACCTCGACATCTCCCGCGTGAGCGCCCGCCGCTACCTGGAGCATCTGGCCGCCACCGGGCAGGCGGTGCGCTCGCTCGACTACAGCACGAAGGGCCGGCCTGGCGCACGCTATCGCAGCACCGACGGCCGCTGA
- the rplQ gene encoding 50S ribosomal protein L17, translating into MPKPTKGPRLGGGPAHERLLLANLAAALYTHKSIKTTETKAKRLRPLAERLITFAKRGDLHARRRVLSVIGDKEVVHVLFNEIAPLVADREGGYTRITKVGNRKGDNAPMAVIELVLEPVTPKAKSTKKAAAAPKAEKPAAEETPAEETTEAPAEETPAEDAAAEAGAESQAEGEAAEAAAEDAVEKKSE; encoded by the coding sequence ATGCCCAAGCCCACGAAGGGTCCCCGCCTCGGAGGCGGCCCCGCCCACGAGCGCCTGCTGCTTGCCAACCTGGCTGCCGCGCTGTACACCCACAAGTCGATCAAGACGACCGAGACCAAGGCCAAGCGCCTGCGTCCGCTCGCCGAGCGCCTGATCACCTTCGCCAAGCGCGGAGACCTGCACGCACGCCGTCGCGTGCTGTCGGTCATCGGTGACAAGGAAGTCGTGCACGTCCTGTTCAACGAGATCGCTCCGCTCGTCGCGGACCGCGAGGGTGGCTACACGCGCATCACCAAGGTCGGCAACCGTAAGGGCGACAACGCTCCGATGGCCGTGATCGAGCTCGTCCTCGAGCCCGTCACCCCGAAGGCGAAGTCGACCAAGAAGGCTGCTGCCGCGCCGAAGGCCGAGAAGCCCGCCGCCGAGGAGACCCCCGCCGAGGAGACCACCGAGGCTCCGGCCGAGGAGACCCCGGCCGAGGACGCCGCTGCCGAGGCCGGCGCCGAGTCGCAGGCCGAGGGCGAGGCCGCTGAGGCCGCCGCCGAGGACGCTGTCGAGAAGAAGTCCGAGTAA
- a CDS encoding DNA-directed RNA polymerase subunit alpha yields the protein MLIAQRPTLTEEKIVENRSRFIIEPLEPGFGYTIGNALRRSLLSSIPGAAVTSVRIDGVLHEFSTIPGVKEDVTEIILNIKQLVVSSERDEPITAYLRKTGAGEVTAADISAPAGVEVHNPELVIATLNDTAKFELELTIERGRGYVSATQNRNEYAEAGQIPIDSIYSPVLKVSYRVDATRAGERTDFDKLVLDVETKSAISPRDAVASAAKTLTELFGLARELNVEAEGIEIGPAPVEAVNSNELSMPIEDLDLSVRSYNCLKREGINTVSELVALSETQLMNIRNFGQKSVDEVRDKLISLGLSLKDSVPGFDGAHFYGGSEDESF from the coding sequence GTGCTTATTGCACAGCGTCCCACACTGACCGAGGAAAAGATCGTCGAGAACCGGAGCCGGTTCATCATCGAGCCTCTGGAGCCCGGCTTCGGCTACACGATCGGCAACGCGCTGCGCCGCAGCCTGCTGTCGTCGATCCCCGGCGCCGCTGTCACCAGCGTCCGTATCGACGGCGTGCTGCACGAGTTCAGCACCATCCCCGGCGTGAAGGAGGATGTCACCGAGATCATCCTCAACATCAAGCAGCTGGTCGTCTCCAGCGAGCGCGACGAGCCCATCACGGCCTACCTGCGCAAGACCGGTGCCGGTGAAGTGACCGCCGCCGACATCTCGGCTCCGGCCGGTGTCGAGGTGCACAACCCCGAGCTCGTCATCGCCACGCTCAACGACACCGCCAAGTTCGAGCTCGAGCTGACGATCGAGCGCGGTCGTGGCTACGTCTCGGCGACGCAGAACCGCAACGAGTACGCCGAGGCGGGCCAGATCCCGATCGACTCGATCTACTCTCCGGTCCTCAAGGTCAGCTACCGCGTCGACGCCACCCGTGCCGGTGAGCGCACCGACTTCGACAAGCTCGTCCTCGACGTCGAGACCAAGTCGGCGATCAGCCCGCGCGACGCCGTCGCCTCGGCCGCCAAGACGCTCACCGAGCTGTTCGGTCTCGCCCGCGAGCTGAACGTCGAGGCCGAGGGCATCGAGATCGGCCCGGCGCCCGTGGAGGCTGTGAACTCCAACGAGCTGTCGATGCCGATCGAGGACCTCGACCTGTCGGTCCGCTCGTACAACTGCCTGAAGCGTGAGGGCATCAACACCGTTTCGGAGCTCGTCGCCCTCTCGGAGACGCAGCTCATGAACATCCGCAATTTCGGCCAGAAGTCGGTCGACGAGGTGCGCGACAAGCTCATCTCGCTCGGTCTGTCGCTCAAGGATTCGGTGCCCGGTTTCGACGGCGCCCACTTCTACGGCGGCAGCGAAGACGAGTCCTTCTGA
- the rpsK gene encoding 30S ribosomal protein S11, with product MAAPKAAARKPRRKEKKNIALGQAHIKSTFNNTIVSITDPSGAVISWASSGGVGFKGSRKSTPYAAGMAAESAARQAQEHGVKKVDVFVKGPGSGRETAIRSLQAAGLEVGSIQDVTPQAHNGCRPPKRRRV from the coding sequence ATGGCTGCACCCAAGGCCGCCGCGCGCAAGCCGCGCCGCAAGGAGAAGAAGAACATCGCGCTGGGCCAGGCCCACATCAAGTCGACGTTCAACAACACCATCGTTTCGATCACCGACCCGTCCGGCGCTGTCATCAGCTGGGCGTCGTCGGGTGGCGTGGGCTTCAAGGGCTCCCGCAAGTCGACCCCGTACGCCGCAGGCATGGCCGCCGAGTCGGCCGCCCGCCAGGCGCAGGAGCACGGCGTCAAGAAGGTCGACGTCTTCGTGAAGGGTCCGGGCTCCGGCCGCGAGACCGCGATCCGCTCGCTGCAGGCCGCCGGCCTCGAGGTGGGCTCGATCCAGGACGTCACCCCGCAGGCGCACAACGGCTGCCGCCCGCCGAAGCGTCGCCGCGTCTGA
- the rpsM gene encoding 30S ribosomal protein S13: MARLAGVDIPRDKRVVIALTYIYGVGRTRSVEILKATDIDESIRVKDLSDDQLVALRDYIEGNYKVEGDLRREVAADIRRKVEIGSYEGLRHRRGLPVRGQRTKTNARTRKGPKRTVAGKKKAR, from the coding sequence ATGGCACGTCTTGCCGGCGTTGACATCCCGCGCGACAAGCGCGTGGTGATCGCCCTTACCTACATCTACGGCGTCGGCCGTACCCGCTCGGTCGAGATCCTCAAGGCGACCGACATCGACGAGAGCATCCGCGTGAAGGACCTCAGCGACGACCAGCTCGTCGCCCTCCGCGACTACATCGAAGGCAACTACAAGGTGGAGGGTGACCTTCGCCGCGAGGTCGCCGCAGACATCCGCCGCAAGGTCGAGATCGGCTCCTACGAGGGCCTGCGCCACCGTCGTGGCCTCCCGGTCCGCGGCCAGCGCACCAAGACCAACGCCCGTACCCGCAAGGGCCCGAAGCGCACCGTCGCCGGCAAGAAGAAGGCCCGCTAA
- the rpmJ gene encoding 50S ribosomal protein L36 — MKVNPSVKPICDHCKVIRRHGRVMVICKSNPRHKQRQG; from the coding sequence ATGAAGGTCAACCCCAGCGTCAAGCCGATCTGCGACCACTGCAAGGTGATCCGCCGCCACGGCCGCGTCATGGTGATCTGCAAGAGCAACCCGCGTCACAAGCAGCGCCAGGGCTGA
- the infA gene encoding translation initiation factor IF-1: MAKKDGVIEIEGVISEALPNAMFRVELTNGHKVLATISGKMRQNYIRIIPEDRVVVELSPYDLTRGRIVYRYR; this comes from the coding sequence ATGGCTAAGAAAGACGGTGTCATCGAGATCGAAGGCGTGATCTCCGAGGCTCTGCCCAACGCGATGTTCCGCGTTGAGCTCACCAACGGACACAAGGTCCTGGCGACGATCTCCGGAAAGATGCGGCAGAACTACATCCGCATCATCCCCGAGGATCGTGTCGTCGTGGAGCTCAGCCCCTACGATCTGACCCGCGGCCGCATCGTCTACCGCTACCGCTGA
- a CDS encoding DsbA family protein yields the protein MAAAKSNTNWFAIGISIAVVVVLVAIGGLVVFLNNQATSPGAVPSASKNFDPEAGSISKGDGKDTVAVFLDFQCPACKAFEDQFGAQLEEKAASGEITLVNHPIAILDRFSQGTEYSSRSAGAAFCVAESDADLYFDYAKVLFENQPTENTAGLTTDQLAEFAKQVGADDDVVSCITDETYRKFGAAQAKKNDIKGTPTVEINGERLDLQNQADMKKLTDLLS from the coding sequence ATGGCAGCGGCGAAGAGCAACACCAACTGGTTCGCGATCGGCATCTCCATCGCCGTCGTCGTGGTCCTGGTCGCGATCGGTGGACTCGTGGTGTTCCTCAACAACCAGGCCACGTCGCCAGGAGCCGTGCCGAGCGCCAGCAAGAACTTCGACCCCGAGGCCGGTTCGATCAGCAAGGGCGACGGCAAGGACACCGTCGCGGTGTTCCTCGACTTCCAGTGCCCGGCGTGCAAGGCCTTCGAGGACCAGTTCGGTGCGCAGCTGGAGGAGAAGGCGGCGAGCGGGGAGATCACGCTCGTGAACCACCCCATCGCGATCCTCGACCGCTTCTCGCAGGGCACCGAGTACTCGTCGCGTTCGGCCGGGGCGGCGTTCTGCGTCGCGGAGTCCGACGCCGACCTCTACTTCGACTACGCGAAGGTGCTGTTCGAGAACCAGCCGACGGAGAACACCGCGGGTCTGACCACCGACCAGCTGGCCGAGTTCGCGAAGCAGGTGGGTGCGGACGACGACGTCGTCTCGTGCATCACCGACGAGACCTATCGCAAGTTCGGCGCCGCCCAGGCGAAGAAGAACGACATCAAGGGCACCCCGACCGTGGAGATCAACGGCGAGCGGCTCGACCTGCAGAATCAGGCCGACATGAAGAAGCTCACCGACCTCCTGAGCTGA
- the map gene encoding type I methionyl aminopeptidase, whose amino-acid sequence MFRRSIYKTPAQLRAMVEPGLITAAALDAVRPLIRAGVKTIELDAAANRAIRQRGAESNFQLVRGYHHTICVSVNEQVVHGIPGERVLEPGDIVSVDCGAQYEGWNGDSAITVVVPDAERPELVARREELSRVTEGSMWAGIAAMATATSIDEIGAAIQDYIEAQGPSVVSGEPYGILREYVGHGIGRKMHEAPSVFNYRTPDRGADVKPGLVLAIEPMVTAGGEATFIEDDDWTVTTVDGTDGSHWEHSVARHDGGIWVLTAPDGGRAGLAPFGVEPREIGK is encoded by the coding sequence ATGTTCCGCCGCTCGATCTACAAGACCCCGGCGCAGTTGCGCGCCATGGTCGAGCCCGGGCTGATCACGGCCGCGGCACTCGATGCCGTCCGTCCCCTCATCAGGGCGGGCGTGAAGACCATCGAGCTCGACGCCGCAGCCAACCGCGCGATCCGCCAGCGCGGGGCCGAGTCGAACTTCCAGCTCGTGCGCGGCTATCACCACACGATCTGCGTGTCGGTGAACGAGCAGGTGGTCCACGGCATCCCGGGGGAGCGCGTGCTCGAGCCCGGCGACATCGTGTCGGTGGACTGCGGCGCCCAGTACGAGGGATGGAACGGCGACAGCGCGATCACGGTCGTCGTCCCCGACGCGGAGCGTCCGGAGCTCGTGGCCCGTCGCGAGGAGCTCTCGCGCGTGACCGAGGGGTCGATGTGGGCGGGCATCGCCGCGATGGCCACCGCGACCTCGATCGACGAGATCGGCGCCGCGATCCAGGACTACATCGAGGCGCAAGGGCCGTCGGTGGTGTCGGGGGAGCCGTACGGCATCCTCCGCGAGTACGTCGGCCACGGGATCGGCCGCAAGATGCACGAGGCCCCGAGCGTGTTCAACTACCGCACGCCCGACCGCGGCGCCGACGTGAAGCCCGGGCTCGTGCTGGCGATCGAGCCGATGGTCACCGCCGGCGGCGAGGCCACGTTCATCGAGGACGACGACTGGACCGTGACCACCGTCGACGGCACTGACGGCTCACATTGGGAACATAGCGTCGCCCGACATGATGGTGGCATATGGGTGCTCACCGCGCCCGATGGCGGAAGAGCCGGACTCGCCCCGTTCGGGGTCGAGCCTCGAGAGATCGGAAAGTAA
- a CDS encoding adenylate kinase: MTASARLLIVGPQGSGKGTQGVRIAETYGIPVVSTGDIFRANIKEGTALGQQVTAILDKGDLVPDELTSEIVRDRLSQEDAANGFLLDGYPRNTAQVEHLDAFLEGRGEALDAVILLDVPREESIARLALRAAEQGRSDDTDEAIAHRLDIYENETAPIIEVYSARGIVDRIDGVGSLEEITERIAAALSARGLRSAASAA; encoded by the coding sequence ATGACAGCATCCGCACGTCTTCTCATCGTCGGTCCGCAGGGTTCCGGCAAGGGCACGCAGGGTGTGCGCATCGCCGAGACCTACGGCATCCCGGTCGTCTCGACCGGAGACATCTTCCGCGCGAACATCAAGGAGGGGACGGCACTCGGCCAGCAGGTCACCGCCATCCTCGACAAGGGCGACCTCGTGCCGGACGAGCTGACGAGCGAGATCGTGCGCGACCGGCTGAGCCAGGAGGATGCCGCGAACGGCTTCCTGCTCGATGGTTACCCCCGGAACACGGCTCAGGTCGAGCACCTCGATGCGTTCCTGGAGGGCCGGGGGGAGGCGCTCGACGCTGTGATCCTGCTCGACGTCCCGCGCGAGGAGAGCATCGCGCGTCTCGCGCTCCGTGCCGCGGAGCAGGGGCGTTCGGACGACACGGACGAGGCCATCGCACACCGCCTGGACATCTACGAGAACGAGACGGCCCCGATCATCGAGGTCTACAGCGCGCGCGGGATCGTCGACCGCATCGACGGCGTTGGCTCGCTCGAGGAGATCACCGAGCGCATCGCTGCAGCACTCTCCGCGAGGGGTCTGCGCTCCGCGGCCTCCGCAGCCTGA
- the secY gene encoding preprotein translocase subunit SecY — protein MFSAIARIFRTPDLRRKIGFTLAIIAIYRLGSNVPAPFVNFPNVEECLAANTGTEGLLGLVNLFSGGALLQLSIFALGVMPYITATIITQLLRVVIPHFEALHKEGQAGQAKLTQYTRYLTIALALLQSTTLVTVARSGQLFGATDIAACQQLLTNDVWWAQLLIIMAMTAGTGLIMWFAELVTERGIGNGMSLLIFTSIAATFPGAMSIIWQTKGFEIFLLVLVVGIIVMGLVVFVEQSQRRIPVQYAKRMVGRRTYGGTNTYIPIKVNMAGVIPVIFASSLLYIPALIAQFNTPQDGSTPPAWVSWVTANFTSGNSPIYMIAYFLLIIGFTYFYVAITFNPVEVADNMKKYGGFIPGIRAGRPTAEYLDYVLTRITLPGSLYLGLIALIPLIALATVGANQNFPFGGASILIIVGVGLETVKQIDAQLQQRHYEGLLR, from the coding sequence TTGTTTAGCGCCATCGCGCGGATCTTCCGCACGCCCGACCTGCGTCGGAAGATCGGTTTCACGCTCGCCATCATCGCGATCTACCGACTCGGCTCGAACGTCCCCGCGCCGTTCGTGAACTTCCCGAACGTCGAGGAGTGCCTCGCGGCCAACACCGGCACCGAGGGTCTGCTCGGACTGGTCAACCTCTTCTCCGGCGGCGCGCTGCTGCAGCTGTCGATCTTCGCCCTCGGCGTGATGCCGTACATCACCGCGACGATCATCACGCAGCTCCTCCGCGTCGTCATCCCGCACTTCGAGGCGCTGCACAAGGAGGGTCAGGCCGGACAGGCGAAGCTGACCCAGTACACGCGGTACCTCACGATCGCGCTCGCGCTGCTGCAGTCGACGACGCTCGTCACGGTCGCCCGCAGCGGTCAGCTGTTCGGCGCGACCGACATCGCGGCCTGCCAGCAGCTGCTCACGAACGACGTGTGGTGGGCGCAGCTGCTCATCATCATGGCGATGACCGCCGGTACCGGCCTCATCATGTGGTTCGCGGAGCTCGTGACCGAGCGCGGCATCGGCAACGGCATGTCGCTGCTGATCTTCACCTCGATCGCCGCCACCTTCCCGGGCGCCATGAGCATCATCTGGCAGACGAAGGGCTTCGAGATCTTCCTGCTCGTGCTCGTGGTCGGCATCATCGTGATGGGCCTGGTGGTCTTCGTCGAACAGTCGCAGCGCCGTATCCCGGTGCAGTACGCCAAGCGGATGGTGGGCCGGCGCACGTACGGCGGCACGAACACGTACATCCCGATCAAGGTGAACATGGCGGGTGTGATCCCCGTGATCTTCGCGTCGTCGCTGCTGTACATCCCCGCGCTGATCGCGCAGTTCAACACCCCGCAGGACGGCTCGACGCCGCCCGCCTGGGTGAGCTGGGTCACGGCGAACTTCACGAGCGGCAACAGCCCGATCTACATGATCGCCTACTTCCTGCTGATCATCGGGTTCACCTACTTCTACGTCGCGATCACGTTCAACCCGGTCGAGGTCGCCGACAACATGAAGAAGTACGGCGGCTTCATCCCCGGCATCCGCGCGGGTCGCCCGACGGCGGAGTACCTCGACTACGTGCTCACCCGCATCACGCTGCCCGGCTCGCTCTACCTGGGTCTGATCGCGCTGATCCCGCTGATCGCCCTCGCCACGGTCGGCGCCAACCAGAACTTCCCGTTCGGTGGCGCGTCGATCCTCATCATCGTCGGCGTCGGACTGGAGACGGTCAAGCAGATCGACGCCCAGCTGCAGCAGCGACACTACGAAGGGCTTCTCCGATGA
- the rplO gene encoding 50S ribosomal protein L15, whose protein sequence is MAEKNDAAVEAEKAPKKAAAPKAAAEKKPAAKKAPAKTAASDAKADAAAKPAAKKAAPKKDAPASRPGVLKVHHLRPVPGANTAKTRVGRGEGSKGKTAGRGTKGTKARNTVRVGFEGGQMPLHMRTPKLRGFKNPFRVEYQVVNLEKLAELYPQGGDVTVSDLVAKGAVRKNEKVKVLGNGDIAVKLTVAVDKVSGSAEQKIVAAGGSVK, encoded by the coding sequence ATGGCTGAGAAGAACGACGCCGCCGTCGAGGCTGAGAAGGCCCCGAAGAAGGCTGCCGCTCCCAAGGCTGCTGCTGAGAAGAAGCCCGCTGCGAAGAAGGCGCCGGCCAAGACGGCCGCCTCCGACGCGAAGGCCGACGCCGCCGCGAAGCCGGCTGCGAAGAAGGCCGCGCCGAAGAAGGACGCTCCCGCGTCCCGCCCCGGCGTGCTCAAGGTGCACCACCTGCGTCCTGTCCCCGGCGCCAACACCGCCAAGACCCGTGTGGGTCGCGGTGAGGGCTCGAAGGGCAAGACCGCCGGTCGCGGCACGAAGGGCACGAAGGCCCGCAACACCGTGCGCGTCGGCTTCGAGGGTGGGCAGATGCCGCTGCACATGCGCACCCCGAAGCTGCGCGGGTTCAAGAACCCGTTCCGCGTCGAGTACCAGGTCGTGAACCTGGAGAAGCTCGCGGAGCTCTACCCCCAGGGCGGCGACGTGACCGTCAGCGACCTGGTGGCCAAGGGGGCGGTCCGCAAGAACGAGAAGGTCAAGGTTCTCGGCAACGGCGACATCGCCGTGAAGCTCACCGTCGCGGTCGACAAGGTCTCGGGTTCCGCCGAGCAGAAGATCGTGGCTGCGGGCGGATCCGTCAAGTAA
- the rpmD gene encoding 50S ribosomal protein L30: protein MAARLKVTQIKSKVSEKQNQRDTLRSLGLKRIGDSTVRPDDAQTRGYVKTVAHLVKVEEID from the coding sequence ATGGCCGCGCGACTCAAGGTCACGCAGATCAAGTCCAAGGTGAGCGAGAAGCAGAACCAGCGCGACACGCTGCGCAGCCTCGGTCTCAAGCGGATCGGTGACAGCACCGTCCGCCCCGACGACGCGCAGACGCGCGGCTACGTCAAGACCGTCGCCCACCTCGTCAAGGTTGAGGAGATCGACTAA